Proteins found in one Amycolatopsis umgeniensis genomic segment:
- a CDS encoding transglutaminase TgpA family protein, with protein MSAGFDRIAVAGLLGATGVAGLLFVPVFGWEALLVPVLVVVLVGYGCAELTAKFPKLVPYRPLLVALLGLLGLIETVLTSTTLAFLPTAESLRGLARGFTEGWQLTLQSTWPARPVPEQLLFVPLSVLLAVVLGLELVLRLKKPLVALVPSLAVAGLAQAYQALTGIGAVGAALGYALPAGLLLWSGRRPVGRAPGGPRFSWRVTGSAVWPALSTVVALVAGAVALAVLDPVGRDPLTLKDTQAAPPPRSRLGNPLDEIAQRLIRPDEEVFRYRGDTPVDQWRLIVLNGFDGANWLADSRLRRLGAGLDGAPDGAGGTAELRVRGLAGPWLPSHPDLTGVDGLTPLVDQSAGTLLMDAPSTGPERNYRLSWSSPEVDLRSGEVDARAGGLGGLGAVPPEVEQVAKDAVRGLRPTFQSALQLERFLSKNYQVAVGKDDLPTGHGWPQLRHFLLESKRGTSEQFAAAYVVLARMSGIPARLVVGFRGSAETDGGMNVVRNRDVLAWPEVAVAGAGWVALDPTAAAGRAGRDQAGPGKAVARARAQLPAEQELRPPQLPPGTPPDAPEDQSADAGAGWWWLAAAALIVLFGLLWLFGVPAAKVVRARRRRRRSGAEGVLGAWDEIRDRLRAHGVPFRIGMTPRDLAESAGSLAGEGIREPVARLAKVLDVTLWSGVPVGDGAVRRAWQEVGEVRRGLATRPFAARVLAALEPRTLVPIKASRRS; from the coding sequence ATGAGCGCGGGATTCGACCGGATCGCGGTCGCCGGGCTGCTCGGCGCGACGGGGGTCGCCGGGCTGCTGTTCGTACCGGTGTTCGGCTGGGAGGCGTTGCTCGTCCCGGTGCTGGTGGTCGTCCTCGTCGGCTACGGCTGTGCCGAGCTGACAGCGAAGTTCCCCAAGCTGGTTCCGTACCGGCCCTTGCTCGTGGCGCTGCTCGGCCTGCTCGGTCTGATCGAAACGGTGCTGACTTCGACCACGCTCGCCTTCCTCCCCACCGCGGAATCACTGCGAGGGTTGGCACGCGGGTTCACCGAAGGCTGGCAACTCACCCTGCAGTCCACCTGGCCCGCGCGGCCGGTCCCCGAACAGCTGCTGTTCGTCCCGCTGTCGGTGCTGCTCGCCGTCGTGCTGGGGCTGGAGCTGGTGCTGCGGCTGAAGAAGCCGCTCGTGGCTCTCGTGCCGAGCCTGGCCGTCGCCGGACTCGCGCAGGCGTATCAGGCGTTGACGGGTATCGGCGCGGTGGGGGCGGCGCTGGGATACGCGCTGCCCGCCGGGCTCCTGCTGTGGTCGGGCCGTCGGCCGGTGGGCCGTGCGCCCGGCGGGCCGCGGTTCTCGTGGCGGGTGACGGGATCGGCGGTCTGGCCCGCACTGTCCACCGTGGTCGCGCTCGTCGCGGGCGCGGTCGCGCTCGCCGTACTCGATCCGGTCGGACGCGATCCCCTGACGCTCAAGGACACCCAGGCCGCGCCGCCGCCGCGGAGCAGGCTCGGCAATCCGCTGGACGAGATCGCCCAGCGGCTCATCCGGCCGGACGAAGAGGTGTTCCGCTACCGCGGCGACACCCCGGTCGATCAGTGGCGCCTGATCGTGTTGAACGGTTTCGACGGTGCGAACTGGCTGGCCGATTCCCGGCTCCGGCGGCTCGGCGCGGGGCTCGACGGCGCTCCCGACGGGGCGGGCGGCACCGCGGAACTGCGGGTGCGCGGACTCGCGGGACCGTGGCTGCCGAGTCATCCGGATCTCACCGGGGTGGACGGGTTGACGCCGCTGGTGGACCAGTCCGCGGGCACCCTGCTGATGGACGCGCCGTCCACCGGGCCCGAACGGAACTACCGGCTCAGCTGGTCCTCACCCGAGGTCGATCTCAGGTCCGGGGAGGTCGACGCCCGGGCGGGCGGGCTCGGTGGACTGGGCGCGGTGCCGCCCGAGGTCGAGCAGGTCGCCAAGGACGCCGTGCGCGGTCTGCGCCCGACGTTCCAGTCCGCGTTGCAGCTGGAACGCTTTCTCAGCAAGAACTATCAGGTCGCGGTGGGCAAGGACGATCTGCCGACCGGGCACGGCTGGCCGCAGTTGCGGCATTTCCTGCTCGAGAGCAAACGGGGCACGAGCGAGCAGTTCGCCGCCGCGTACGTGGTCTTGGCGCGGATGAGCGGTATCCCGGCGCGGCTGGTCGTCGGATTCCGCGGTTCGGCCGAGACCGACGGCGGGATGAACGTCGTCCGCAACCGCGATGTCCTGGCGTGGCCCGAAGTCGCCGTCGCCGGAGCGGGATGGGTGGCGCTCGACCCGACCGCCGCGGCGGGCCGGGCGGGACGGGATCAGGCCGGCCCCGGCAAGGCCGTCGCGCGGGCGAGGGCCCAGCTGCCCGCCGAACAGGAACTGCGGCCGCCCCAGCTTCCGCCGGGCACACCGCCGGACGCCCCCGAGGACCAGAGCGCCGACGCGGGAGCGGGCTGGTGGTGGCTGGCCGCCGCCGCTCTGATCGTCCTTTTCGGACTCTTGTGGCTCTTCGGGGTTCCGGCGGCGAAGGTTGTCCGCGCCCGGCGGCGGCGTCGCCGGTCGGGTGCGGAAGGGGTGCTCGGCGCGTGGGACGAGATCCGCGACCGGCTGCGCGCGCACGGCGTCCCGTTCCGGATCGGGATGACCCCGCGCGATCTCGCCGAGTCGGCGGGTTCGCTTGCGGGGGAAGGGATCCGGGAGCCTGTCGCCAGATTGGCCAAGGTGCTCGACGTGACGCTGTGGTCCGGTGTCCCGGTGGGTGACGGCGCCGTCCGGCGGGCGTGGCAGGAGGTCGGCGAGGTGCGCCGGGGCCTGGCCACCAGACCGTTCGCGGCTCGGGTGCTGGCGGCACTCGAGCCGCGGACCCTGGTGCCGATCAAGGCTTCGCGCCGGTCTTGA